In Candidatus Zixiibacteriota bacterium, the following proteins share a genomic window:
- a CDS encoding ABC transporter ATP-binding protein: MLQVIDLSKSYDRTSYAVKELSFEVVRGSILALLGHNGAGKSTTLRMISTMLAPTSGRVLIDDVDLSQAETDRLRLIKRNIGFVPETANLLSYLTPWEYLFYVGQMYGMEDESPLNTRVDTLVNQFSITEAKVKQIEHFSAGLKRRISIAAMLVNSPQLLLLDEPTAHLDPIGIKMLKEYLKHLRSEGVTVLLATHQLDIAEQLADQILIINEGQNLFHGTLDDLRERYPDSDGRDNLENFYSQLIGN; this comes from the coding sequence ATGCTGCAAGTGATAGACCTATCCAAAAGCTACGACCGCACATCGTATGCTGTGAAGGAGCTCTCTTTTGAAGTTGTGCGTGGAAGTATCCTGGCGCTGTTGGGCCACAACGGCGCGGGCAAGTCCACAACTCTCCGAATGATCTCGACCATGCTCGCACCCACCAGCGGTCGCGTACTCATTGACGACGTTGATCTGTCCCAGGCCGAAACCGACCGGCTGCGATTAATCAAGCGCAATATAGGATTCGTGCCGGAGACAGCCAACCTGCTCAGCTATCTGACCCCATGGGAGTATCTGTTCTATGTCGGCCAAATGTATGGCATGGAGGATGAAAGCCCTCTCAACACTCGGGTCGATACCCTGGTCAATCAATTCTCCATCACGGAAGCCAAAGTGAAACAGATCGAGCACTTTTCAGCCGGACTCAAGCGGAGGATCTCCATAGCAGCCATGTTAGTCAATTCGCCGCAGTTGCTCCTATTGGATGAACCCACCGCGCACCTGGACCCGATCGGAATCAAAATGCTCAAGGAGTATCTTAAACACCTCAGGTCGGAGGGTGTTACTGTCCTTTTGGCCACACACCAACTTGACATCGCCGAACAACTGGCCGATCAGATCCTGATTATCAATGAGGGACAAAACCTCTTTCACGGTACGCTGGATGACCTGCGTGAGCGCTACCCGGATTCCGACGGTCGGGATAATCTGGAGAATTTCTATTCGCAGTTAATCGGTAATTAG